The genomic interval GCACTCTcctaactctccatgctacttttttagggaaaaatagggcagtggtttccctcttgccttccgccccgcagtactctgtctgaagcAACCAATAcccatgattgacgaatttgttttcgaattcatatttggatcataaatcattatcacgcgctcagcggtgaaggaaaacatcaatcaatcatcaggaaacccacattcccgagaaatgcattttcagaggtatgtgacctaacctgtattgggctggttttcccttcgcgagttggaaggtcagacaggcaatcgcttctgtaaaaaccggacctctcaaatcttcaggttaggtaagcggatcctgtgacaAAGGGTGaatcatttattattcaaacatgaattctaaaaccaattcaaaacaataaaagtcATTTCGTTTTTAAAAGGACCTTTAATTCAAAACTCAACAAGTTtcacattaaaataattttactttaaaaagacGAATTCCTCTCTTCCCTCACGTTCTTGGACGTAGACTATAAGAGGACTCTTCTTCTGTCTTCTTTTCTCCACTTCTCTTATTAACTCTTCTTCATTCTCTGCTAGAGAGAGCTCGTAAAGAGACGGTTTGACTTTCAACGCACTATTATTTGAAACGTCATCATTTGCTGAATTCGTAACTCCTTTCTCTCTTTCACTTGAATCCGCTTTTCCTGATTCATTTTCATTTGAATCCGCTTTTCCTGAATCATTTCTATTTGAATCCTTCTCTCCTGAATCCATAGTTCCTGTATCTTTTACAGTTTCGGTGGAATCATCGCAGTCGTTGACAGTCAATTGTATTTTTACGTCTTTGTGGTCATCATCAGCTCTATGGCGGTCTATATCTACGCTGACAAGGCTGATGTCAAATTCTTCATGGTCAACGGCGAGATAGTCCAGAAATTTGGATATTTTCGacacaattgtttttatttcatctttCTTCTCTGGTGTCAGTTTTATGCAGTAATCTTTGCTGGAGACTTCACCTGGACAATAAAAAaagtgtaagtacatacatacgtaaactcagcgttgggctcacgatccggaggtcctgggttcgatacccggtggggacataacagaaaaattacattgtggtccctagtttggttaggacaatacaggctgatcacctgattgtccgaaagtaagatgattcgtgcttcggaaggcacgttaagccggtggtcccggttactacttactgatgcaagttaggagtcgttacatgagcgatgtcaagggcctttggcggttcaatagtaaccctgacaccagggttgatggggttgttaatccacctcacaacccacacgatagaagaggacatccttatgttgtggatatataccaccaatccgcactaaacgtttcgcctcttccttttgatgcgaacagcgaaagATTGGATggaactgcctaccgacatctgTTTTTCAACTCGTTACAATCTGAGAATCTTCAAGGCTAAATTGAATAACcgtttgctaggtaagcgtgattcaccctagaccgcatcgtcacttaccatcaggtgagattaaggttttttttgacgtgacttattgtatatttaacgtggctcacgccgcgacttatgctgagcgaggtccttttattccggactccaccgcagatgatcgggccgtcagtgcgttgcattaagaatacttacttagttttcaggcttgaatcacctgattgtccgaaaaaataagatgattccgtgcttcggagggcacgttaagccgttggtcccggctattagccgtaaaaacacctccaccaacccgcagtggagcagcgtggtggagtatgctccataccccctccggttgattgagaggaggcctgtgcccagcagtgggacgtatataggcagtttattctACATCGGGAACTTTCCCGAGAACGGTACACCACTGCTTCATcccaggcct from Pectinophora gossypiella chromosome 29, ilPecGoss1.1, whole genome shotgun sequence carries:
- the LOC126379603 gene encoding uncharacterized protein LOC126379603, whose protein sequence is MASGFLFVFWLTILGCVLGLPFDSEGEVSSKDYCIKLTPEKKDEIKTIVSKISKFLDYLAVDHEEFDISLVSVDIDRHRADDDHKDVKIQLTVNDCDDSTETVKDTGTMDSGEKDSNRNDSGKADSNENESGKADSSEREKGVTNSANDDVSNNSALKVKPSLYELSLAENEEELIREVEKRRQKKSPLIVYVQEREGREEFVFLK